A genomic window from Methanobrevibacter sp. TLL-48-HuF1 includes:
- a CDS encoding phosphoglycolate phosphatase — translation MNIDAIAVDIDGTITDNKRRLCYSAMESIRKAEDAGVPTIIVTGNIVTYAYATLVLLGASGGVVSENGGVIFKENYNNNQIKTIVDRTYVTAADEHLKETLGPKFDKHISNDNMYRLTESVFYKTITKKELEEGLEGFEYLDKIELYDSGFALHVTDKRVNKGSSLKYLCHEIGIDMNNVMAMGDSENDEAFLKEAGMKVAVGNAEDSLKKNSDYICTNSYGDGVKEAIEKFVL, via the coding sequence CTTTGTTACTCAGCTATGGAATCTATACGAAAAGCAGAAGATGCAGGAGTTCCTACAATTATCGTAACTGGAAATATTGTAACCTATGCTTATGCAACATTAGTACTCCTTGGAGCTAGTGGAGGAGTAGTAAGTGAAAATGGTGGCGTAATATTCAAAGAAAATTACAACAACAACCAGATAAAAACAATAGTTGATAGAACTTATGTAACTGCTGCTGATGAACACTTAAAAGAAACATTAGGTCCGAAATTTGATAAACACATTTCAAATGACAATATGTACAGGTTAACTGAAAGTGTATTTTACAAAACTATAACTAAAAAAGAGCTTGAAGAAGGTTTGGAAGGCTTTGAATATTTAGATAAAATAGAATTATACGATAGCGGATTTGCCCTACATGTTACAGACAAAAGAGTAAATAAAGGAAGTTCCCTAAAGTATCTTTGCCATGAAATTGGCATTGACATGAATAATGTAATGGCTATGGGAGACAGTGAAAACGATGAAGCATTTCTAAAAGAAGCAGGCATGAAGGTAGCTGTTGGAAATGCTGAAGATTCCTTAAAAAAAAATAGTGATTACATCTGCACAAACAGCTATGGTGATGGTGTAAAGGAAGCTATTGAAAAATTTGTATTATAG